In one Polyangia bacterium genomic region, the following are encoded:
- the rpsJ gene encoding 30S ribosomal protein S10, with translation MTAKIRIRLKAYDHRLLDQSAGEIVDTAKRTGAQVAGPVPLPTKINKFTVLRSPHVDKKSREQFEIRTHKRLLDILEPTQQTLDALMKLDLSAGVDVEIKT, from the coding sequence GTGACAGCAAAAATTCGAATTCGACTGAAGGCGTACGATCACCGGCTGCTGGATCAGTCGGCGGGCGAGATCGTGGACACCGCGAAACGGACCGGCGCGCAAGTGGCTGGCCCGGTGCCGCTGCCCACCAAGATCAACAAGTTCACGGTGCTTCGTTCGCCTCACGTGGACAAGAAGTCGCGCGAGCAGTTCGAGATCCGCACCCACAAGCGCCTGCTGGACATTCTGGAGCCGACGCAGCAGACCCTGGATGCGCTGATGAAGCTGGATCTCTCGGCCGGCGTCGACGTCGAGATCAAGACCTAG